GAAGGGGCAGTGGTGGCTCCCTCAAGCATTGCCTGGGCACAAGAAGATAATAACGCAGTCcaagcacagggagcagggaatggcCAAGCTGGGCAGGACACAGAAGGAGGCAGACGATCCCTTCTAGGCAGGGGAGTGTTTGGTGATACCTGTGCTTCGGCTTGAGGCCGTAACGGGAGTGATCGAACCTGGCATTCAGCTTCTTCTCCACGAAGTCACACGTGAtggaggagctgagcagcccctgcaggaacGTCTTCAGGCGGGTGGTTAAGATGGTGTCGATGGGGTAGCCCTGATCTCCAACGCGGTTGAAGATCCATGCACCCCTGCGGGTGCTGAGGAACACCTAGACAAGGAAGGAGGATCTCTGCCTGAAGGTGTGATAGTCCTGGGAGGGCTGCCCTGCGGGGGACGTGCCCTTGCCCTGGGATCACTCTGCTTTTAGCTGCCCAAGCACTGGGTAAAGACCCAGAGGGCAGAGGGAGCCAGTGGCTGGCAACTCGCAGGGGAATAGGACCAAGTCTCAGTTGCCTGGCAGCTGGGTTTGGcaggagccagcactgccaaactCAGCGAGTGCTGGCAtggagaagcagctctgcaagTGCCTtggtcctggtgtccctgcagagctgacagTGTCCTATAGGGGCAATCCTGCTCGCTGTGACCCCCTACTCCTGCTTACCTGCTGGGCTGTTTGGCTGATCTCCACAGCCAGGTCTGACCCCGAATTCCCAATCCCGACGACAACAACCCTTTTGTCTCTGAAAGCCTGAGCATCCTTGTAGTCTCGGCTGTGGAGGTAGCGGCCCTTGAACTTCTCAATTCCTGTGAGCAGAAGGAGGAGGGATGCTTGGCTTCCTGGTGCCAGGTTGGAGGATCACCCCCCAAAGACTGGAGATGCTCTCTTACCCCACCAAACCACtcctggggagcacaggagcTCTCCTAGAGTCAAGGCAAGGCAGGGAAATGTTGGGACCAGgggggaaagcagcagggagaATAGGGACAGGCATGGACTAGCTTTCCACTGTCTCTGGTGTCCCCTCACACCAGTGTACAGGGCCGTACCTGGGAAGGAGCCGAGCGGCAGATGAGCGTTGGTGTGGTGCCCGCTGCACACCAGCACGGCGTCGAAGACGGCCGCCTCCTGCTTGCCCTCGCTCTCGGTCAGCACCTCCCACTGCCCGCTGCTGGCGAAGTCGGGGCGCTTGGACACGCGGCACACGCTGGTCTGGCACAGGGCAGCGCTGTCAGGGCCCCCgtgccccgctcccgccgccaccgcccccTCGGGCCCCGCGCCTCACCCTGAAGCGGATGTGGCGCAGCAGGTCAAAGTGCTGCGCGTACATGCGGAAATACTCCATGATCTTGGAGTTGTGCATGTAGTTGGGGAAATCCTCGGGGATGGGGAAGTCGCTGAAGCACATCATCTCCTTGGAGGTGTTGATGATGACCGAGCGGTAGATGCTGGCACGGCCGTCCTCGGGGTGCTCCTGTGGGAGGGGGGCACGGCTCAGCGCTGCCCGGGGAACGATGGGGAAGGATGGCTGGGGCTGATGAGGATCTTCTTTTCATGGAGCCCCTGCCCTCAGTCTCACCCAGAGGATCCCCCTATGGCCGGCTGCCCCCCACCAGCCACCATGGACCCCTGTGCTTGGTGCTGACCCCAAGCAGGACACGAGGCCAGCAGGGTTTACCTCAAATCTCCAGAGGCCTCCGATGTCGCCGGTCCTCTCGAAGCAGAcgggctgcagcccctcctggagGCAGGCTTTGATGGCGCACAGCCCGCTGCTGCCCCCGCCGATGATGGCCACCTTCTTCGCCATGCTGCGCTCCACCGCCGGCTCTCTGCCTGCGGACAGCGTCGGACAGCGGGcctgagctgccagggctgcgACTGTGCAAGGTTTGACCCTGCTCAGAGAGGTCCCAAGCAACAGAGGCAGCCCCTCAAAAGTTTGTCTGGGGTTGCAAAGCCGCTGCTGTCCCCCGCCAGGTGTGGACCTGGCCAGTGCTGGGTTTTGCAGTACTGCGGTGCCGCCTGTGGACGCCTTGAGGACAAATCCCACCGAGTGTCAGGGAGCCTCAAAGTCTCCCTGCCCGTGCCATGTCCCGGCGATGGAGGTGCCCTGaagtgctgtgccctgctgtggggacccacagctccctccccgTGGGTGACAGCCCCTCCGCCTGCCCTTTGCCCTCTCCCTTCCCCGCGGAGATGGCTGTCGTGCTGTCGCGGTGCCCGCTGGTGCCGGCAGCTCGGGGGACAGCCTTCACCGACCTGCGGCCGTGGGACgagcagcccagggaaggcTGGTGGCGGGCACGGCCCGGGCGAGGCTCCGCGCTCCGTGCGGCCGGCCCGCGGCCTGGCTCGGGGGTGCGCAGCGTCCGGGAGCGGGGCCTCCCCCTCCGTCACTCCTCCCACGGGCGCGGGGAGAGGAAGCCCGGACCCGGCTGGCTCCCGGCCGCCTGCTCGGCTGTTCCTGCAGCGGCGGCGCCTCAGCCTCGACCGGCGGCCGCAGGAGCCGTCCCAGGGCATGTGCTGCGCGGGGACACGGACACGCAGCCCATCCTTGTGGTTGCGTGCTTGGTAAACAAGCGCTGTCCTGGATTTTGACCCTAGGATTATCGGGATCAGCCCACGCCTGCTTGTTGTGGTACCCGGGTGACACACCgctctggctgctccaggggcagccgGCACTGGATCGCCCACATCCCCTGTGCCCCGGGCTGGGCGTGTGGGCACAGTGTCCCCGTAGCCACGGCTCACCCCTGGGCTAGCAGAGTCCTTGGTGCCAGTGGGACCCCGATGAGAGGAGCACCACgctgctggggtgtccctggtgtGAGGGTGGTGGGACCAGCCAGGAAAAGGCTGTCCCTCACAGACCATGTGGATCCAAACttgctgctgtcccctggcacACTCACAGCCAGACAGCCCCTGAGGCTGCGGGGAAAATTTGCTCTTCCATATGCAGAGAACTTTGCTGTAGAGCTGAGCAAGGCAGAGGGGCCAAGCTCTGCAGCTGAAGTGGTTTTAACCTTATAAACTCATAGTATGTTTGCAGTAAGCTTAATAAAGCTCTTTCTGTCCCTTGCTGTCAGCAAGGGCTGATCTCTGCCCGAGGCAGAGACGCTGAGCTGCCAACCCacactctgtccctgcctgtcaaaAAGCATCAAAAGCATCTTACCAAGCAAGGGATCAGCACGGGAATggagagctggcagcacaggcagtgctactcttcctgctctgctgtcagctgGCTTCTGGCTCTTGCAAGCTCTGCACAGACTGCTCCAGGGCAACAGGTACAGGGGACCTCTCTGAGCTCTCCACCGCTCTGCTGTTGCTATGAAACCTCTGTGCAGGCTGCCTCTGAATTTGCccttctccctgcaggaggctgcACAGCCTTGGACTTTATCCCCTTGTAGCTGGACTCAGTACACACAAACTGTGCTGCCGGGCAGCAGGGGCATGCCGTGACATTTTGGTTTAGGTTGGTATTTGGTTGGTTGATGTCTGTGGAAATTCACAGTTCCCCATACCTGGCAAGCCCACAGGATGCAGATTGTGTGTCTGCTCTGTACGgtgtctgctctgggctgccacaGCGGGCAGAAATGCCGTGGGATAAGTGGAGCAGAACTTCCTCTGTCCTATCATGGCTGCACCCAGGCTTGGAGGTGACAAGCACAGAGAGCAAAGGTCTCtctggtggagctgcagagaagCACAGAAGGGCTGAGAGGGTGCCAGGCAGCCTGtgacccagcagggctgggcagtggtgATGGTGGGTGCTACCAGGGTCTCATGGAGTGTCATGCCCGTGAGTCAAGAGCCACTTTTTGGCACACGCATGTGTGGGAGCCACAGATGCACAACAAGCCCTGCCCACCCAAACGCTGCCCACCCCCAGTGTGCCACCTGCCTGTGCTCCCACAGCCACCACAGGGCTGGTcctctggggcaggagggctggcTGGAGcgtcctggtgctgctgtgcaatTGCCAGACTGGCCCAGCAGGCTGCCAGGCCTGCAGTGCAACCCAGGGGATTATTTTTTGGTCAGACCTGGAAGCTTCACTGTCTCACCCTGTCAGTGGGTCGGGGTTCATCTCCAGGGGAACCTTGTCATGTCAAGCACTTCCATTTCAGCCCCTGTAcaagtgacagtgacagggtgCTCATACCAGCAGCCAtcaggctgctcctgtgcaCACTCCACCCAGGAGAACAGCACACTTAAACACTGCCTGCTCTTAATATGACTTAATTGGTGTTTGCCAGGGCCTGAGTGCACTTAGACCTCAATGACCACAAAGAGCCTCACCTGGGCCCAATCCCTTTACCCACGTGCCAGGAGCACTGTTGAAGCTGGTTATGTGAGCTCAGTCTACAGCCCTCGCTCTCTGCCTGGCTGTGGTGCCTGCTAAAGTGTGTTCTATGATTTTCTGGCTCAGTCTCGGCCCCAGCTCATTACAGAGGCTCCTTGTGGTCCCCTCCTGCCAAGGACCAGCAGCCCTCTGTGAAAAACAGGCCTGCCAGTGGTGCCAGGGGAGGAAAGCCAgcctgcctggagcacagggagccgTGGCCGTGGTTGGCAGAGCCAGGGCCTCTTGCTGGAGGAGGTGCAAGCAAGGCTCAGACCTGGGGCTGGGTGTATTTCTGggctctgggaaggggctggctctgcaggactcTCTCTGCAGC
This DNA window, taken from Melospiza georgiana isolate bMelGeo1 chromosome 9, bMelGeo1.pri, whole genome shotgun sequence, encodes the following:
- the LOC131086984 gene encoding flavin-containing monooxygenase 5-like, giving the protein MAKKVAIIGGGSSGLCAIKACLQEGLQPVCFERTGDIGGLWRFEEHPEDGRASIYRSVIINTSKEMMCFSDFPIPEDFPNYMHNSKIMEYFRMYAQHFDLLRHIRFRTSVCRVSKRPDFASSGQWEVLTESEGKQEAAVFDAVLVCSGHHTNAHLPLGSFPGIEKFKGRYLHSRDYKDAQAFRDKRVVVVGIGNSGSDLAVEISQTAQQVFLSTRRGAWIFNRVGDQGYPIDTILTTRLKTFLQGLLSSSITCDFVEKKLNARFDHSRYGLKPKHRVFQQHPTVNDDLPNRIISGRVRVKPNVQEFTETSAIFEDGTREDVDVVVFATGYSFSFPFLDGCVKVVENQIPLYKFMFPPDLEKPTLAFIGLIQPLGAIMPISELQSRWATRVFKGLNELPLQHDMEADIEQKKKAMAKRYVKSQRHTVQVDYIPYMDELACQLGVKPNLLSLFLTDPRLAMEVAFGPCTPYQYRLRGPGAWAGAREAILTQHQRILKPLQTRPVEDSTSAPAMPLIFKLIGAVAILAAVFAYL